The following DNA comes from Nocardia sp. XZ_19_385.
GGTCGCGGATCCGCTGATGGAGTCGCTGGCCATGGGCATTTCGGGATCACTGCGGCTGGAGGTGCCGAGCGGGCCGATGCACGCCAAGCAGCGGCAGGCGGTCGCGGCGGTGGCGCTGGCGGTGCTGGCTTCGCTGGGTGCCGCGGTGGCGGTCGCGGTGGTGACCGCGCGCCGGGTGGCCGATCCGCTGCGCGATGTGGCGGCGCGGGCCGCGCGGCTGGCGATGGGTGACTTCCGGCCCGATCCGCGCCGGCACGGCATCTCCGAACTGGATCGCGTCTCCGATGTGCTGGACTCGGCGACCGTGGAGATCGCCGGACGATTGCAGCGCGAGCACGCACTGGTCGCGGATGTCTCGCATCAGTTGCGGTCCCGGCTCACCGCGGTGCGCTTGCGCCTGGACGAGTTGTCCACGCACACCGATCCGGAGGTCGTGCACGAGGCCGAGGAGGCGATGGCGCAGGTCGACCGGCTCACCGAGGCGATCGACGATCTGGTGCGCGCCTCCCGCGACGAGGACGCCGCGGACCGCGATCCGATCCCGGTGATGGACGAACTGCGCGGTGTCGTCGCGGAATGGCGGCATCCGTTCAGTGACGTGGGCCGGGAGCTGGTCCTCACCGGCGACAAGATGCTGACGGCGCCGATCACCGCGCAACGGCTGCGGGAGGCGGTCGCGGTGCTGGTCGACAACGCCCTGATGCACGGCGGCGGGACCTGCACGGTATCGGTGCGCACGGTCCGCCCCGGGAATGCGCGCGAGCCACTGGTGTGTGTGGAGGTCGCCGACGAGGGCGAGGGCGTGCGGGACGAGCTCGCGCCACACATCTTCGATCGTGGTTTCTCGGCCGGTGGATCGACCGGTGTGGGCCTTGCGCTGGCCCGGGCACTCATCGAGGCCGATGGTGGGCGATTGGAGCTGCAGCGGCGCAGGCCGGCCCTGTTCGCGGTGTTCCTGGGCGCTTCGGCGCCGCGGATATCGAACGCGGTGATTCCGGAACCGCGTTAGCTGTGGCCGAGCTGCTCCTGCTCGATCAGGAACTCGTCCTCGAACTCCTCGACCAGCTGGTTCATCTCGTCGGGGAAGACCCAGCGCCGCATGGCCCAGAACCGGAACGCCATCTGCAGCAGATTGCCGATGACGAACGCGCTGATGAAGTCGGCGATGTTCTCGACCATCAGGCTGACATCGGGAACGCGCAGGTCGAAGACGTAACTGGAGACCCACAGCGGGAGGAAGCTCAGCACCACGCCGACGCCGCTGACGCCGAAGAACAGCAGGGCTTCGTGATGACGTTCGCGTCCGCCCCGGTTCCGGAACGACCATTCACGGTTGAGAATGTAGGACGCGATGACGGCGATGACGCCGGAAATGATCTTGGCGGTGACCGGCTTCTCGGTCAGCACGGTCAGCTTCAGGAAGTAGAAGATGCCGCTGTCGATGACGAACGTGATGCCCCCGACGATGGCGAACTTGATCAGCTCGTGGTGGCGGAAAGCGATCTCCGCCAGGGGTCTGGGGAGAACGTTGACCACGCCGTCGACGAATGACACAAGGATCGAGTGTACCGGTAGCGATCATTCCCTCCCGACATGACAAGATTCCGTGACGTGACCCCCGCACGATTCTCCGATCAATCTGCTATGCCCACCGTGACCATGGTCGGTGGCGGTCAGCTCGCGCGGATGACCCACCAGGCGGCGATCGCGCTCGGGCAGCGGCTGCGGGTGCTCGCCGAGAATCCCGATGATCCGGCCGCTCAGGTCAGCCCCGAGGTGGTGCTCGGCAGCCACACCGATCTGGCCGCGCTGCGCAAAGCGGCGACCGGGTCGCACGCGCTCACCTTCGATCACGAAGGCGTGCCGACCGAGCATCTGGAAGCGCTGGTCGCCGAGGGCGTGAACGTGCAACCGCCGCCGTCCGCGCTGGTGTTCGCGCAGGACAAGCTGGCGATGCGCGTCAAGCTGTCCGGGCTGGGTCTGCCGGTGCCCGCGTTCACCGCGGTGACCACGGTGGCCGATGCGGTGCGCTTCGGTGACGAGCACGGCTGGCCGTTCGTGCTGAAGGCGGTGCGTGGCGGTTACGACGGGCGCGGAGTGTGGATGCCGGAGGACGCCGCGGCGACCGAGACCATCGTGACCGAGCAGCTCGCGCGCGGCGTGCAGTTGCTGGCCGAGGCGAAGGTGGACCTGAAGCGCGAACTGTCGGCCATGGTGGCGCGCTCGCCCTATGGTCAGGCCGCGACCTGGCCCGTCGTCGAAACCGTGCAGCGCAACGGTCAGTGCGCCGTCGTCATCGCGCCCGCACCGGGCTTGTCCGAGGCCAAGGAGACGCAAGCCGAATTGCTGGCGCTGAACCTGGCGAAGGAACTCGGCGTCGTCGGCGCGATGGCCGTGGAGCTCTTCGAAACCCACGACGGCGAACTCCTGGTCAACGAGCTCGCCATGCGCCCGCACAACTCCGGCCACTGGGGCATGGACGGCGCCCGCACCGGCCAGTTCGAACAGCATCTGCGCGCCGTCCTCGACTACCCGCTCGGTGACACCAGCCCGCTGGCCCCGGTCACCGTGATGGCCAACATCCTCGGCGCGCCCGAGGCGCCGGCGATGTCGATGGACGAGCGCCTGCACCACCTGTTCGCGCGACTGCCGCAGGCGAAGGTGCACATGTACGGCAAGAGCGAACGCCCGGACCGCAAGATCGGGCACATCAACGTGCTCGGCGACGACGTCGCGGTGGTGCGAGAGCAGGCAGAGCGAGCGGCGCACTGGATGTCGCACGCGGTTTGGACCGACGGATGGGACCCCCACCAGTGAGTAATCTTGGACCGCAGGTCGGCCTGATCATGGGCAGCGACTCCGACTGGCCCACCATGGAAGCCGCCGCGGAAGCCTTGGCGGAGTTCGGTATTCGCTTCGAGGTCGGCGTCGTCTCCGCCCACCGCACCCCCCAGCGCATGCTCGACTACGCCCGCGACGCCGCCGGCCGCGGCATCCAGGTCATCATCGCGGGCGCCGGCGGCGCCGCCCACCTCCCCGGCATGGTCGCCTCCGCCACCCCCCTCCCGGTCATCGGCGTCCCCGTCCCCTTGAAATACCTCGACGGCATGGACTCCCTGCTCTCCATCGTCCAAATGCCCGCCGGCGTCCCGGTAGCCACCGTCTCCATCGGCGGCGCCCGCAACGCGGGCCTGCTCGCCGTCCGCATCCTCGCCGCCCACGACCCCGAACTCCGTTCCCGCATGGAGCAATTCCAAGCCGGCCTGGAAAAAATGGTCCTCGAAAAGGACCAGGCCCTCCGCACCAAACTCCTGGGCTAATGAGCACCGACGACGCCGCGCAGTTCCGGCTGGCGGTGGTGGATCAGGCGTTGCGGTTGTTCGCCGAGAAGGGGTATGAGGCGACGACTGTCGACGAGATCGCGGAGGCCGCGGGGATCAGCAGGCGGACGTTCTTTCGGCAGTTTCGGTCGAAGGAGGATGTGATCTTCGCTGATCACGAGTCGCAGTTGGCGCGGGCGGCGGCGGATTTGGCGGCGGCGCAAGGGGATCCGTGGGATGCGGTGTGCGCGGCGGTGGTGGGGGTGTTCGAGCGGTTCACGCAGTGGCGGGAGATCGCGGCGCGGCGGTATCGGGTGGTGCGGCGGGTGCCGGCGTTGCGGGAACGCGAGATCGTGACGGTGTTCCGGTATGAGCGGTTGTTCACCGATTATCTGCGGGAGCGGTTGCCGGAGTCGCCGGATCTGGCGCGGGTGCAGTTCACGGCCGCGGTGACGGCGACGCACAACTATCTGCTGCGGCGGATGGTGCGCGGGGAGTCGGATGCGGGGGCCGCGGATTTGCGGGTGGAGCTGGCGGCGATTCCGCGCGGGCCGGGGGCGGCGCGCTCCGCCGACGAGATGGTGGTCGCGGTGTTTCCGCGGGACATGCCGTCACGGCAGGTAGCCGATCTTGTGGCGCGCAAGCTGGGTACGCTGGAATCTGATTAAACGTGTGAACTGACACTCAGTGCCACGAAGAATCTGCATGTAGTTCCCAAGCGCACGCGTATACTCGAACCTAACATGGCACTCAGTGCCTACTAACTTTCAGCAAGCTCTGCGTTGACGACCCAGGAGTGTGCCCCCATGGCGGGAAACCCGGATTTCGATCTGTTCAAGCTCGAGGACTTCCACGACGAACTGCGCGCGGCGATCCGCGGGCTGGCGGAGAAGGAAATCGCCCCGCACGCCAAGGATGTGGACGGCAACTCCCGCTTCCCGCAGGAGGCGCTCACGGCGCTGAACGCCGCCGGCTTCAACGCCGTGCACGTGCCCGAGGCTTACGGCGGCCAGGGCGCCGACTCGGTCGCCACCTGCATCGTGATCGAAGAGGTCGCCCGCGTCTGCGGTTCCTCCTCGCTGATTCCCGCGGTCAACAAGCTCGGCACCATGGGCCTGATCCTGAACGGCTCGGAAGAGCTGAAGCAGAAGGTGCTCGCCGACCTCGTCGCCGGCAAAATGGCCTCCTACGCGCTGTCCGAGCGTGAGGCCGGCTCCGACGCCGCCTCCATGCGCACCCGCGCCAAGCAGGACGGCGAGGGCTGGATCCTCAACGGCTCCAAGTGCTGGATCACCAACGGCGGCAAGTCCGATTGGTACACCGTCATGGCGGTGACCGACGCCGACAAGGGCGCCAACGGCATCTCCGCGTTCATGGTGCACAAGGACGACGAGGGCTTTGTCGTCGGACCGCTCGAGCACAAGCTGGGCATCAAGGGTTCCCCGACCGCCGAGCTGTACTTCGAGAACTGCAAGGTCCCGGGCGACCGCATCATCGGCGAGCCGGGCACCGGCTTCAAGACCGCACTGCAGACCCTGGACCACACCCGCCCGACCATCGGCGCGCAGGCCGTCGGTCTCGCGCAGGGCGCCCTGGACGCCGCGATCGCTTACACCAAGGACCGCAAGCAGTTCGGCAAGACGATCGCGAGCTTCCAGAACACCGAGTTCATGCTGGCCGACATGGCGATGAAGATCGAGGCCGCGCGCCTGATGGTCTACACCTCGGCCGCCCGCGCCGAGCGGGGCGAGAAGAACCTGGGCTTCATCTCCGCCGCCGCCAAGTGCTTCGCCTCCGATGTGGCCATGGAGGTCACCACCAACGCGGTGCAGCTGTTCGGTGGCGCCGGCTACACCACCGACTTCCCGGTGGAGCGGATGATGCGCGACGCCAAGATCACCCAGATCTACGAGGGCACCAACCAGATCCAGCGCGTCGTCATGTCGCGCGCGCTGCTGCGCGGCTGAGCCCAGGTTCGGCTGCGCAATCAGCTTTCCGACCGAGTGGTCCGGGGCGAATTAGTCTCGGGCCACTCGGTTTTTTTGTGCCCGGATCTCGAACGTTGCGGGAGCGCAATAATTCCGATGCCGATAAGTTCTTTATTCGTGTCCTTCTAAAGCAGTTCCAGCGCTGCGAAGACAATGGTTTACCGAGTCGGTAGCGCGGGTGAACCCCTGCGGGGTTAGGGAATACGGCAGGAAATGACCTTGGCCGCGAGATGGCCAGTGACCTGGCCATTCTGAGTATTTCGAGAAAACTTGGCGGCGCGTTACAGATTCCGGTCGGCGAATTTTGCGAATCCCTGCCCCCAAAATTAGGGACCTGATAATGGGTGTGAATCGGCATCAGAAGGGTGGATACTCGACTTCGTAACGTGACGAGGTGACGTATGACCAAGATCGTTATCGGACCGCGGTCGGGGATGAATTGGATCCCGCTGTCCATGAGCGATTTACCCTGCCCATTCACGAGAGTGACGGTGGATATTGTCCGCGGGTGGGCCGAAGATCATTTGACCGAGCACACGCCCGCGCTCGGCCGGGACGGGCCCGTGTGCCCATATGTCGGACCATCAATCCGGCGCGACCTGATGTGGATCGGGCAGATCCCCGGCGCACAACCGCGGCCGTCATTCGTGCGGCAGGTGCTCGCCGACGCGCTGGAGCTTTTTCCCGAGTTGCCGCCCACCGAGGGCGGGGCGGCGGTGCTGCGCACGCTGATCACCGTGCTGCCCGATGTGCGTGATTACACGCTCATCGATGAGCTGCACGCGGAACTCAAGACCGAGTTCGTTGCGCAAGGCACCATGCTCGGCCAGTTCTATCCCGGCTGCGACCAGCCCGGACTGTGGAACAAGGACTTTCGGCCGTTGGATGCGCCGATCGCGATGCTGGTGGTGCGGACCATGATGACCACCGACTTCCCGTTCCTGCTGGCGCGGCCGGAATGGATGACGGCCTACGTGAAGAAGTTCGCGCCCAGCCTGCCCGCGCACGTGCGGCACGCCGTGGTGAGCCGATTGACCGCGCCGCAGGGTAGCGACGTCGCGGCCTATGAACTGCAACCCGACCCGGCGCCTGCCGCGCCCGGCCGGACCAATGGCAAACCGGTCCATGCCGGACCGCGTCGCGCCGACTAGATTTTTTTGGGGGGAACACCTGATGACGCACGGATTTTCGTCTACCCGCGGCTCGGATTCCGGAATCCGCACCGAGTTTCCGCTGGGGCCCGCGCAGCTCGGCTTCTGGTACGCCCAGCAGTTGGACCCGCAGGTGCCGCTGTACGAGGCGCAATACATCGAGATGCGCGGGCCACTGGAGGTGGACACGCTGTTGCGGGCCACCCGCCGGGCGGGACGCGAAATAGGTTCGGTGCTGGTGCGATTGGTGCAGCGCGCGGATGGTCCGCATCAGGTGGTGGACACGCGGCAGGAGCCGCTGGTCATTTACCGGGATTTGCGTGCCGCAGCCGATCCGGAGGCCGAAGCCATGGCCTGGATGCGCTCGGATGTGGCTGCGCCGATAGATCTTTCGGCGGATCGACTCGCACTGATCGCGGTGTTACGGGTCGGGCCGGAGCGGGTGCTGTCGTACTCGCGCATCCATCATGTGGCGCTCGATGGGTTCGGCTCGGTGACGATGTTGTACCGGGTGGCCGAGATCTACAACGCCGAACTCGCGGGGGTGGAGCCGAAACCTGCTGCGGCGGCTGATCTTTACGAGGTCTATCGCGCGGAGATGGACTATCGCGCGTCGAGCCGATTCGATTCCGATGCCGCCTACTGGGCCCAGCGGGTCGCCGGGATGCCCGAGCGCTGCAGCCTGGTCGAAGCGGCGGCGCCCGCGCGGGCGCTGGCGCAGCAGCATCGAATGATGCTGTCGCAGGGGCATACCGAGCTGCTCGTGGCCGCCGGGGAGCGCTTCGGTGTGGGTACGCCCGCCCTGGTGATGGCCGCGCTCGCCGCCTACTACGGCCGGTTGACCGGCCTGCCGGAAGTGGTATTGAGCCTGCCGGTCTCCGGGCGCACCACCGCCATGCTGCGGCGCTCGGGCGGAATGCTCGCCAACATGGTGCCCCTGCGTCTGGACGTCACCGAGCGCCGCACCGTCGGCGAGGTGCTCGATGCCATTCGGCTCGAGGTGTCGGGTGCGCTGCGGCATCAGCGTTTTCGCTACGAGGAGATGCGTGCGGCCGCCGACCCGGACGCGGCGGGTGGGCGTGGAGTGGTCGGGCCGGTGGTGAACATCGCGCTCTTCCCGACCGAGGTCGACTTCACCGGCGTCGACACCGACCTGGAGGTACTGACCTCGGGGCCCATCGAAGACCTCTTCGTCAACTTCTACCAGCACGGCGCGCACAGTCCGCTCCATCTGGACTTCCACGCCAACCCCGACCTGTACGACGAGGTTTCGCTGGCCAGGCATCATCAGCGTTTCCTGCGAATGTTCCGGTCGCTGCTCCTTGCGGGCCCGGAAACCCCGGTGCGAGAACTGAACTGCTTTCTGGACGACGAAATTCGGCTGCTCGAAGGAATGCGCGGCGACCCGGCACCCCCACCGAAACTGCTTCCCGAGTTGCTGAACGAGGGCATGCGGGCGGTGGGCAAGCATGCCCCGGCGGTGGTCACACCCGGCTCGCACCGGGTCCTGACGTACGGCCAACTCGATGTCCAGGCCGATCGTCTCGCCCACACCCTCGCCGGCTTCGGCGTGGGCCCGGAGTCCAGTGTGCTGGTCGCGCTGCCCCGATCGGTGGACGGTGTCGTCGCGTTCTGGGGTGTGGCGCGCTCCGGTGCCGCCTATGTGCCCGTCGGCACGGGCAACCCGACCGAGCGGATCGCGCGGATGGCCGCCGAATCCGGTGCACGGCTGGGGATTACGGTGTCCGCGCACCGTGCGGCCCTGCCTTCGGACGTGCGGTGGATCCTGCTCGACGAGCTGGATCTGTCCCGCGCCCTCGATATTTCGTGGCAACCGCCCTCGCCACATCCCGGCCACTCGGCGTATATCGTCTTCACCTCCGGCTCGACCGGTGTTCCGAAGGGCGTCAACGTAACCCATGCCGGATTGGCGGGACTCGTTGCCGCCGTGCGGAATTCCTACCGAGCCGAGCCCGGTTCCCGGGTCCTGCACTGCCTCAACCCGAGTTTCGATGCGGCCCTGCTGGAACTACTGGTGGCCTACACCGCGGGGGCGACCCTGGTAATCGCCGAGGGCGAGGTGCTGACCGGCTCCGACCTGGCCACCGTGATCGCCGAAAACGCCATCACCCACCTGTGTTCCACACCGGCCGTGCTCGCTACGCTGCCCGAGGGCGCCCTCGACGGGATCCAGGCGGTCTCCACCGGTGGCGAGGCCTGTCCACCGGAGGTGGTGGCCCGTTTCGCCGCAGGCCGGATGCTGCTGAATTCCTACGGGCCCTCCGAGTCCACGATCGCCGCGACCTTCACCGAACCCATGGCGGTAGGCCAACTCTCGGGCCTCGGCAACCCGGTGCCCGGGATGGTCATGCTGGTCCTCGACCGTCGGCTGCGTCCGGTGCCGCTGGGCATGCCCGGCGAGCTGTACCTGGCCGGGCCTGCCCTGGCCCGCGGGTACGCGGGCCGATCCGTGCTGACCGCCGAACGATTCGCGGCCAACCCCTTCGGTGCGCCCGGCGACCGCATGTACCGCACCGGAGACCTGGTCCGCTGGCACGCGCAAGCCTCGACCGAGGGGGGCGCACCGATCCTGGAGTATGTGGGGCGCACCGACTTCCAGGTGAAGCTGCGTGGTGTACGGGTGGAACCCGGTGAGGTGGACGCGGTGCTGGCCGCCCATCCCGAGGTGGAAGCGGCGGTGACGGTGGCGCGGGCCGGTGCGGCCGACACGATGGTGCTGGCCTCCTACGTCGTGCTCCATCATCGCCGAGATAGCCAGCCGGGCAACCGAATCGATGTAGCGGCGGTGCGCGAGTTCTGTGGTCGCAGGCTGCCCGCGCACATGGTGCCCAGCACGATCACCGTGCTGACGGAGCTCCCGCTGAGCGGCAACGGCAAACTGGACCGCCGTGCGCTGCCCGCACCGGAGGTCCGGTCCGGCCGCTACCGCCCGCCGGCCACTCGCACCGAACGCGCCATCGCCGATACCTTCGGTGAACTCCTCGGCGTTCCGCGCGTCGGCCGGGACGACAATTTCTTTGCCCTCGGCGGCAATTCGCTGATCGCGATTCGGTGCGTGGCCCGGCTCGGCGCGGAGCTCAGCACCCGGATCTCGGTCCGGACGGTCTTCGACGCACCTACGGTGGCCGAGCTCGCGCAGGCCGTGCGTAGCGCCGGCACGCGGCGGGGCCCGCGCCCCGGCCCACGCATCCGGCCGGCACGAATCCCGCTGTCGGCGGCGCAGCGGCGCATGTGGTTCCTCAACCGATACGACCCCGGTTCACCTATCTACAATGTGCCTATCGCCGTGCGACTTTCGGGCCTGCTGGATCCAGAGGTCCTGCACTGCGCGATCATCGACGTGCTGGCCCGCCATGAGGCGCTACGCACCAGCTACCCGGTCGGCCCCGACGGCGAGCCCTACCAGCACGTCCTCCCGAAACCCGCTGTCGGTATGCCGATCTCGGAGATCGACTCCGCACAGATCGGCGACCAGGTGGCCCGCGTGACCGCCACCGGCTTCGACCTGACCACCGAACTACCGGTGCGCGTCGCCCTGCTGCGGATGACGCCCCGCGAATCGGTGCTGGTGGTCGTGCTGCACCACATCACCTCCGACGGCTGGTCGCTGGCACCCATGACGCGTGACCTCATGGTCGCCTTCGCCGCCCGCCGCGCCGGCGTCGAACCGCAATGGCCGCCGCTGCCACTGCAATACGCCGATTACGCGCTGTGGCAGCACGAATTGCTGGGCGAGGACCGCGATCCGGCGAGTGTGGCGCATCGGCAACTCGACTACTGGCGTGCCACCCTGCACGGCATCCCCGCGGTGTCGGCGCTGCCCAGCGATCACCCACGGCCGCGGGTCCTGACCCATCGCGCGGGCCGGGTCGAATTCGCGATCGATTCGACTGTGCGACAGCAGATTCAGCGCACCGCCCGCTGGTACGGGGCGAGCACCTTCATGGTCGCCCATGCCGCGCTCGCCGTGCTGCTGGCCCGGCTGTCCGGTGGACCGGAGGTGGCCATCGGTTCGGTGGTCGCGGGCCGCGGCGATGGCGAATTGGACGACCTGGTCGGCATGTTCGTCAACACCCTGGTGCTGCGCAGCCGGATCGAGTCCGGCCAGAGTTTCGAAAGTGTCCTGGCGGCAATCAAGAACGTCGACCTCGATGCTTTCGGCAACGCCGACCTGCCCTTCGAACGACTGGTGGAACACCTCGCCCCGGCCCGCTCCACCGCGCACCACCCGCTGTTCCAGGTGCTGCTGGTGTTCCAGAACTTCGACCGGGAACCGGTCAGCCTGCCCGGCATCGATATCCGTCCCCTCCCGCAGCCCACGGTGGGAGCGAAATTCGACCTCGAATGGATGCTGGCGGAGGAGGTCGACGAGCACGGTGCACCCACCGGTATGACCGGCAGTCTCACCTTCGCGCTCGACCTGTTCGAGCCCGCGACCGCACAAACCATGGCGGACAGGTTCGTTCACCTCCTCGATATTCTCACCGCGAACCCGGCCCTGGTCGTGGACGATCTGGATGTCACCGCGCCACCCGGCACCGTCGTCTATCCCGCCCCGCCGATGCCCGTGCACCGCAACGATCTTCCGTACCGGCCACCGGTCGGCCCGGCCGAACAGGCGATCGTCGCGGCCTTCGAGGCGGTGCTCGGCGCGGACCGGATCGGCCTGGACGACAACTTCTTCGAACTCGGCGGCACGTCCATGGTCGCCACCCGCCTGATCACCGAAATCCGTGCGCGCCTGGGCTTCCCGATGCCGATGCAATGGATGTTCGGCGATCCGACCCCCGGTGCGCTGGCGCGGCGCATGACCGAGGAACGCCCGGAGGTGGATCCGGCGTTGCGCACCGTCCTGCCGTTGCGCCCGCGCGGCACCGGCCCGGCACTGTTCTGTGTGCACCCCGCCATCGGATTGGCCTGGGGCTATGCGGGTTTGCTGCAACATCTGGACGGCGACTACCCCGTGTACGGCATTCAATCGCCCGGGATTCGCGGCCCCGAACCGGAACAGCCCCTGGCGGCGCGGGTCACCTACTACGCCGACGAGATCCAGCGCACCCAGCCCCACGGCCCCTACCGGCTGTTCGGCTACTCCGCGGGCGGCCCCATCGCGCACGCGCTCGCGGTGGAGCTGCAGCGGCGCGGCGAGGCGGTATCGACCCTGGTCCTGATGGACGGCCGCGCCGACCCCGAACCCGAAAGCGCCCAGTATCTGGCGCCACCGGAGGTACTGCTGGTGGAATTCGGCGGCCTCGACCCAGCCGAAATCGGTTACACCCCAGGCGAACCCGATGCCGCGCCGCCCACACCCGCCAGGCTGGGGCCGCTGACTGCCCGCGCCGCCGAACTACTGCGCGAATCGGCGAGCACGCTGTCCACCTTGACCGCGAAAGACCTGGAAAACCTCTACACCGACTACCGAAACCTGATCCGCCAGGCCGCCTCCTACCGTCCGGAACCCTTCGACGGCGACCTGATCTTCTTCAGCAGTAACAACGCTCACCCGGACTACACCCCGAACGTCGTCACCTGGCGCCCCTACATCACCGGCGAGATCATCGACCATCAGACCGGGTTCGAGCACCACAAAATGGCCACCCCCGCAGCCAACGCCGTCATCGGTCCGATCCTCGCGGCGCACCTGGCGGAGCCGATCAGCTGACCAGGTCGGCGTACTCCTTGTGCTCGGCGATGTACTTCTCGACATACCAGCAGGTCGGGACGATCGAGAAGCCCTTGTCGCGCGAATCCTCGAGCGCGAACTCGACCACCTTCGCCGCCACGCCCTGGCCGCGGAACTCCGGGAAGGTCATGGTGTGGTGGAAGTCGCGGACTTTCGCGCCTTCACGCTCGGCGTAGTCGGCGTACCCGGCGAGGGTGTCGTCGATGTAGATCTCGAAACGGGTGTCGGCGACATTGTGCTCGAGCCTGGTGGTCATGAGATGAGCGAACTCCTCGGGGTGGGTAAGTCCTGCGGACGGGTTTTGCTCCGTGAGTGTAGGTCAGAGGATGGAACCCGGATTCAGGATGCCTTGTGGGTCCAGCGCGTCCTTGATGCGACGAGTCAGGTCCATCACATCCGGGCCGAGTTGGTTCGGCAGCCAGGCCTTCTTCAGACGGCCGACGCCGTGTTCGCCGGTGATGGTGCCGCCGAGTTCGATGGCCAGATCCATGATCTCGCCGAACGCCTTGTGCGCCCGCGCCGTGTTGTCGGCGTCGGTGGGGTCGTGCACGATCAGCGGGTGCGTGTTGCCGTCGCCGGCGTGCGCGATCAGTGACACCAGCACGTCGTTGCGGGCGGCGATGGCGGCGATGCCGGTGATCAGGTCACCGAGCCGGGGGAGCGGTACGCCGACATCCTCGAGCAGCAGCGGGCCGATCTTCTCCACCGCCGGGA
Coding sequences within:
- a CDS encoding non-ribosomal peptide synthetase — protein: MTHGFSSTRGSDSGIRTEFPLGPAQLGFWYAQQLDPQVPLYEAQYIEMRGPLEVDTLLRATRRAGREIGSVLVRLVQRADGPHQVVDTRQEPLVIYRDLRAAADPEAEAMAWMRSDVAAPIDLSADRLALIAVLRVGPERVLSYSRIHHVALDGFGSVTMLYRVAEIYNAELAGVEPKPAAAADLYEVYRAEMDYRASSRFDSDAAYWAQRVAGMPERCSLVEAAAPARALAQQHRMMLSQGHTELLVAAGERFGVGTPALVMAALAAYYGRLTGLPEVVLSLPVSGRTTAMLRRSGGMLANMVPLRLDVTERRTVGEVLDAIRLEVSGALRHQRFRYEEMRAAADPDAAGGRGVVGPVVNIALFPTEVDFTGVDTDLEVLTSGPIEDLFVNFYQHGAHSPLHLDFHANPDLYDEVSLARHHQRFLRMFRSLLLAGPETPVRELNCFLDDEIRLLEGMRGDPAPPPKLLPELLNEGMRAVGKHAPAVVTPGSHRVLTYGQLDVQADRLAHTLAGFGVGPESSVLVALPRSVDGVVAFWGVARSGAAYVPVGTGNPTERIARMAAESGARLGITVSAHRAALPSDVRWILLDELDLSRALDISWQPPSPHPGHSAYIVFTSGSTGVPKGVNVTHAGLAGLVAAVRNSYRAEPGSRVLHCLNPSFDAALLELLVAYTAGATLVIAEGEVLTGSDLATVIAENAITHLCSTPAVLATLPEGALDGIQAVSTGGEACPPEVVARFAAGRMLLNSYGPSESTIAATFTEPMAVGQLSGLGNPVPGMVMLVLDRRLRPVPLGMPGELYLAGPALARGYAGRSVLTAERFAANPFGAPGDRMYRTGDLVRWHAQASTEGGAPILEYVGRTDFQVKLRGVRVEPGEVDAVLAAHPEVEAAVTVARAGAADTMVLASYVVLHHRRDSQPGNRIDVAAVREFCGRRLPAHMVPSTITVLTELPLSGNGKLDRRALPAPEVRSGRYRPPATRTERAIADTFGELLGVPRVGRDDNFFALGGNSLIAIRCVARLGAELSTRISVRTVFDAPTVAELAQAVRSAGTRRGPRPGPRIRPARIPLSAAQRRMWFLNRYDPGSPIYNVPIAVRLSGLLDPEVLHCAIIDVLARHEALRTSYPVGPDGEPYQHVLPKPAVGMPISEIDSAQIGDQVARVTATGFDLTTELPVRVALLRMTPRESVLVVVLHHITSDGWSLAPMTRDLMVAFAARRAGVEPQWPPLPLQYADYALWQHELLGEDRDPASVAHRQLDYWRATLHGIPAVSALPSDHPRPRVLTHRAGRVEFAIDSTVRQQIQRTARWYGASTFMVAHAALAVLLARLSGGPEVAIGSVVAGRGDGELDDLVGMFVNTLVLRSRIESGQSFESVLAAIKNVDLDAFGNADLPFERLVEHLAPARSTAHHPLFQVLLVFQNFDREPVSLPGIDIRPLPQPTVGAKFDLEWMLAEEVDEHGAPTGMTGSLTFALDLFEPATAQTMADRFVHLLDILTANPALVVDDLDVTAPPGTVVYPAPPMPVHRNDLPYRPPVGPAEQAIVAAFEAVLGADRIGLDDNFFELGGTSMVATRLITEIRARLGFPMPMQWMFGDPTPGALARRMTEERPEVDPALRTVLPLRPRGTGPALFCVHPAIGLAWGYAGLLQHLDGDYPVYGIQSPGIRGPEPEQPLAARVTYYADEIQRTQPHGPYRLFGYSAGGPIAHALAVELQRRGEAVSTLVLMDGRADPEPESAQYLAPPEVLLVEFGGLDPAEIGYTPGEPDAAPPTPARLGPLTARAAELLRESASTLSTLTAKDLENLYTDYRNLIRQAASYRPEPFDGDLIFFSSNNAHPDYTPNVVTWRPYITGEIIDHQTGFEHHKMATPAANAVIGPILAAHLAEPIS